In Palaemon carinicauda isolate YSFRI2023 chromosome 18, ASM3689809v2, whole genome shotgun sequence, a genomic segment contains:
- the LOC137657737 gene encoding tubulin-specific chaperone C-like, producing METNKEYTPDQLLERMKQRTDAIAQKAEQRRTEKTLNEAASENVDYFYDTFQGMKEDLEMKIKQAGDVEKTQLIPHLDSLVKDLQKIQQFHNESSMFLASFQIKKAQEHINELESDIFRRIQELQPKKRFGFGKKNTEKKDKSKELKLDKTDSGGAKLKSLEKIIERQFYGFKDLNDETLTKSASELENRQFNLQNLSHCKVVALGNPSTLQFASLNDCIVIVGPTSRSAFIKDCVNCKFVIACQQVRIHNSKDTDFYLHVTGAAIIENCHSVRFAPYTLKYPELGTHYKFSGLDLDINLWDKIDDFHWLNKNEKSPNWDVIPENRRETDWL from the coding sequence ATGGAAACAAATAAGGAATATACACCTGATCAACTTCTTGAACGTATGAAGCAAAGAACTGATGCCATAGCTCAGAAAGCTGAGCAGCGTCGCACGGAGAAAACTCTTAATGAAGCAGCCTCAGAAAATGTTGATTATTTTTATGATACATTCCAAGGTATGAAAGAGGATTTGGAAATGAAAATCAAACAGGCTGGAGATGTTGAAAAAACTCAGTTGATACCTCACTTGGATAGCTTAGTCAAAGATCTTCAGAAAATTCAACAATTTCATAATGAATCATCAATGTTTTTAGCTTCTTTTCAGATCAAGAAAGCTCAGGAGCATATCAATGAACTGGAAAGTGATATATTTAGAAGAATCCAAGAGCTGCAGCCTAAAAAGAGATTTGGGTTTGGCAagaaaaatacagagaaaaaagataaaagcaAAGAATTGAAACTGGATAAAACAGATTCAGGAGGAGCAAAACTGAAATCTTTGGAAAAGATAATTGAAAGGCAGTTTTATGGTTTTAAAGACTTAAACGATGAAACACTAACAAAATCAGCCTCTGAACTCGAAAATAGACAATTTAACCTTCAGAATTTAAGTCACTGTAAAGTTGTAGCTCTAGGAAATCCCAGTACACTGCAGTTTGCATCCCTCAATGATTGCATTGTAATTGTAGGTCCAACTTCTAGGTCAGCCTTTATAAAGGACTGTGTAAATTGCAAGTTTGTTATTGCATGTCAACAAGTTCGTATTCATAATTCTAAAGATACAGATTTTTACTTGCATGTAACGGGTGCTGCAATCATAGAAAATTGTCATTCTGTTCGCTTTGCACCGTACACTCTAAAATATCCAGAGCTAGGAACCCACTACAAATTTAGTGGTTTAGACTTAGACATTAACCTTTGGGATAAGATTGATGATTTCCATTGgcttaacaaaaatgaaaaatcaccaaattGGGATGTTATTCCTGAAAACAGAAGAGAAACAGATTGGTTGTGA